In Bactrocera oleae isolate idBacOlea1 chromosome 5, idBacOlea1, whole genome shotgun sequence, a genomic segment contains:
- the Ahcy gene encoding adenosylhomocysteinase translates to MKPQYKVADISLAEWGRKAIIIAENEMPGLMAIRKKYGPQKVLKGARIAGCLHMTVQTAVLIETLIELGAEVQWSSCNIFSTQDHAAAAIAKTGVPVYAWKGETDEEYLWCVEQTLVFPDGQPLNLILDDGGDLTNLVHEKFPQYLKDIKGLSEETTTGVHNLYKMVKEGRLGVPAINVNDSVTKSKFDNLYGCRESLIDGIKRATDVMIAGKVCCVAGYGDVGKGCAQALRGFGGRVIVTEIDPIIALQAAMEGYEVTTMEEASKEATIFVTTTGCKDIITGAHFLHMPDDAIVCNIGHFDCEIDVAWLNANAKEKINVKPQVDRYTLTNGNHIILLAEGRLVNLGCAHGHPSFVMSNSFSNQVLAQIELWTKADKYNVDVHMLPKILDEEVASLHLEKLGVKLTKLSDDQSKYLGVPKTGPFKPDHYRY, encoded by the exons ATGAAGCCACAATATAAAGTTG cTGACATTAGTCTTGCTGAATGGGGACGCAAAGCCATCATCATCGCTGAGAATGAGATGCCTGGTTTGATGGCCATTCGCAAGAAGTATGGACCACAAAAAGTGCTGAAGGGTGCGCGTATTGCTGGCTGTCTGCATATGACAGTACAAACCGCTGTATTGATAGAAACGCTCATCGAATTAGGCGCTGAA GTTCAGTGGTCAAGCTGTAATATATTCAGTACACAAGATCATGCTGCTGCAGCTATTGCCAAGACTGGGGTGCCAGTTTATGCTTGGAAAGGTGAAACCGACGAAGAGTACTTATG gtGCGTTGAACAGACCTTAGTTTTCCCAGATGGTCAGCCCTTGAACTTGATTCTTGATGATGGTGGTGATTTAACCAATTTGGTACATGAAAAGTTCCCACAGTATTTGAAGGACATTAAGGGTTTGAGCGAAGAAACTACAACCGGTGTacacaatttatataaaatggtGAAGGAGGGACGTCTCGGTGTGCCAGCCATCAATGTCAACGACTCTGTTACCAAg AGCAAATTCGATAATCTGTATGGTTGTCGCGAGTCGCTAATTGATGGTATTAAACGTGCCACCGATGTAATGATTGCTGGCAAAGTGTGCTGTGTTGCTGGTTATGGTGATGTGGGCAAAGGTTGTGCACAAGCACTGCGTGGTTTTGGCGGACGAGTTATTGTCACCGAAATCGATCCCATCATTGCTTTACAAGCGGCTATGGAAGGCTATGAAGTAACCACCATGGAGGAGGCAAGCAAAGAAGCCACTATCTTCGTAACAACAACTGGTTGCAAGGACATCATTACTGGCGCACATTTCTTACACATGCCCGACGATGCTATCGTTTGTAATATTGGTCATTTCGATTGTGAAATCGATGTCGCCTGGTTGAATGCCAACGCCAAGGAGAAGATTAATGTCAAGCCCCAAGTAGATCGTTATACACTAACCAATGGTAATCATATTATTCTTTTGGCTGAAGGACGTTTGGTAAATTTGGGTTGCGCGCACGGTCATCCCAGCTTCGTGATGTCCAACTCGTTCAGTAATCAAGTGCTGGCACAAATCGAATTGTGGACCAAGGCTGACAAATACAACGTAGATGTGCATATGTTGCCGAAAATACTTGATGAAGAGGTCGCCAGTCTACATTTGGAGAAATTGGGTGTGAAGTTAACAAAATTGAGTGACGATCAATCCAAATACTTGGGCGTGCCAAAAACTGGTCCATTCAAACCCGATCACTACAGATACTAG